In the genome of Desulfobulbaceae bacterium DB1, one region contains:
- a CDS encoding serine acetyltransferase, producing the protein MKVKYPVHPPKEGDCTDERISTREFRSLIPGVVDQLVDSCMGKDCFEHINTDPLPSRQRAIDILERARDILFPGYFGSQDIDHISLRYRVGEEVSSLYDLLAMEITYSIRHECVRHHTSCLHCDNQGKEKAFLFIQSLPHLRKILATDVRAAYEGDPAVTNHDEVIFCYPGIAAITIYRIAHRLYELEVPVLPRMMSEYAHSITGIDIHPGAEIGESFFIDHGTGVVIGQTAVIGKRVKIYQGVTLGALSFKRTESGELERSGKRHPTLEDDVTVYAGSTILGGDTVIGARSVVGGNVWLTTSIPEDTKVILEPPELVIKAKS; encoded by the coding sequence ATGAAGGTCAAATACCCTGTACACCCCCCCAAGGAAGGCGACTGCACCGATGAACGGATCAGCACCCGGGAATTCCGCTCCTTGATTCCAGGAGTCGTCGATCAGCTGGTTGATTCCTGCATGGGCAAGGATTGTTTCGAGCATATCAACACCGACCCTCTTCCCTCCAGGCAACGGGCAATCGACATTCTTGAAAGAGCGCGGGACATTCTTTTTCCAGGCTATTTCGGTTCTCAGGACATTGACCACATCAGTCTCAGATACCGGGTCGGTGAGGAGGTTTCCTCGCTTTACGATCTGCTGGCCATGGAAATAACCTACAGCATCCGTCATGAATGCGTCCGTCACCACACCTCCTGTCTGCACTGCGACAACCAGGGCAAGGAAAAGGCCTTTCTTTTCATCCAGTCCCTGCCTCATCTGCGCAAAATTCTGGCCACCGACGTCCGCGCCGCCTATGAAGGAGATCCTGCGGTCACGAACCATGACGAGGTCATTTTCTGCTACCCGGGCATTGCCGCCATTACCATCTACCGCATCGCCCACCGCCTTTATGAACTGGAAGTTCCGGTGCTGCCGCGCATGATGAGCGAATATGCTCACAGCATAACGGGCATTGATATCCATCCGGGTGCCGAAATCGGTGAATCCTTTTTCATCGATCACGGCACCGGCGTGGTCATCGGCCAGACCGCGGTTATCGGCAAGCGGGTAAAAATTTATCAAGGCGTTACCCTGGGAGCCCTTTCTTTTAAAAGAACGGAATCAGGCGAACTTGAACGATCGGGAAAGCGTCACCCGACCCTGGAAGATGATGTCACGGTGTATGCGGGATCCACCATACTCGGGGGCGACACGGTGATCGGCGCCCGTTCGGTTGTCGGCGGCAACGTCTGGCTGACCACTTCCATCCCGGAGGACACCAAGGTTATTTTGGAACCTCCGGAACTGGTCATCAAAGCAAAATCATAA
- a CDS encoding adenylate cyclase: MHDRIKRYQIYNRSRKIKAINFQPVKATLLFKIIPYLLHCNYPDLPGYSDDAACPFGIYRFLPDKFVDSELFRQYFPDSTARNYKTASPYPRTPCIHSLKTIGSIGTIAQSAKSDCDYWVSIREEEIGEKGVRLLQEKCKKIEQWALGKGIEVYFFLMDVDQTRENRFSSSAEEESAGSALKLLLKDELFRTHILVAGKMLLWWLIPPGLTDDGYRNYVTELIQKKGLNPDNFVDLGYLSDIPKGEIFGACLWQLNKALDSPFKSVIKFAYLELLLKHKTKILPLFSTKIQCLVTFPERLPKNEIKLPLTQIDPYLLLAKDLVAFYQKNKITDEDNLIRECLFFKTIEGAKSQKDDIHLQTTLALMQKWDLLPPDHERMLKLQFWNYKELLSIGTRVHAYLLDTYNRLRWLRKSFPEETSRAISDRDLSILGKKLFSFYDVKPDKIPYLHTLSRQVMFQKDITFHVSRYEGVTSYSVFQGELEAETIKENIQTHIKRDTDPIHLTMWLVINGILQHETRIHLIKNYLDVHLADIQNLADILTKTFPLFNFSHISANELLSQEKVTMALIIINFDKEQVKGSTTLKSSLITVNNYGEYFLRRFTTLIQLKNAMRLLLTQHFVSRWNNNLEIYIPDQPEKYFIQSQLEK; the protein is encoded by the coding sequence ATGCATGATCGAATAAAAAGATATCAGATCTATAACCGCAGCAGAAAAATCAAGGCCATTAATTTTCAACCGGTCAAGGCCACCCTTCTTTTTAAAATTATTCCCTATCTGCTGCATTGTAATTACCCTGATTTGCCGGGCTACAGTGATGATGCCGCTTGCCCTTTCGGGATATACCGTTTCCTTCCCGATAAATTCGTCGACAGTGAGCTTTTCCGGCAATACTTTCCCGACTCAACCGCCCGTAATTACAAAACCGCCTCTCCCTATCCGCGAACTCCCTGTATCCATTCCTTAAAAACGATCGGCAGTATCGGCACCATCGCCCAATCGGCCAAATCGGATTGCGACTACTGGGTCTCCATCCGCGAGGAAGAGATAGGGGAAAAGGGTGTCCGGCTTCTGCAGGAGAAATGCAAAAAAATTGAGCAGTGGGCCTTGGGAAAAGGCATTGAAGTTTATTTCTTTCTCATGGATGTCGACCAGACAAGGGAAAACAGGTTTTCCTCCTCTGCCGAGGAAGAGTCGGCAGGTTCCGCTTTAAAACTTCTTCTCAAGGATGAACTGTTCCGCACCCATATTCTGGTTGCCGGCAAAATGCTTCTTTGGTGGCTGATCCCCCCCGGTCTGACGGACGATGGGTATCGGAACTATGTCACCGAGCTCATTCAGAAGAAAGGATTGAATCCTGATAATTTTGTCGACCTCGGATATCTCTCCGATATTCCGAAGGGAGAAATTTTCGGTGCCTGCCTCTGGCAGCTCAACAAAGCATTGGACAGCCCCTTTAAATCGGTCATTAAATTTGCCTATCTGGAACTGCTGCTCAAGCACAAAACAAAAATTTTGCCCCTTTTTTCAACCAAAATTCAATGCCTCGTCACCTTTCCCGAACGACTTCCCAAAAACGAGATAAAGCTTCCCCTGACGCAGATTGATCCATACCTGTTGCTGGCCAAAGATCTTGTCGCCTTTTACCAGAAAAACAAAATCACGGATGAAGACAATCTGATCCGTGAGTGTCTTTTCTTTAAAACCATTGAAGGGGCCAAATCGCAAAAGGACGACATTCATCTGCAGACCACCTTGGCCCTGATGCAGAAATGGGATCTGCTTCCGCCTGATCACGAACGGATGCTGAAGCTGCAATTCTGGAATTACAAGGAACTGCTGTCAATCGGAACCAGGGTTCACGCCTATCTTCTTGATACATACAACAGATTACGCTGGCTGCGAAAATCCTTTCCGGAAGAAACGAGCCGCGCCATCTCCGACCGCGATCTCTCGATTCTCGGCAAAAAACTTTTCAGTTTCTACGACGTCAAGCCGGACAAGATTCCCTATCTTCATACGCTTTCCCGCCAGGTCATGTTCCAGAAGGATATTACCTTTCATGTCAGCCGGTACGAGGGTGTCACATCCTATTCGGTTTTCCAGGGAGAACTTGAGGCTGAAACGATAAAGGAGAATATCCAAACCCACATCAAGCGAGACACGGATCCGATCCATCTGACGATGTGGCTGGTAATAAACGGCATCCTGCAACATGAGACGAGAATTCATCTTATCAAGAATTATCTTGACGTGCACCTCGCCGATATCCAGAATCTTGCCGATATCCTCACCAAGACCTTTCCTTTGTTCAACTTTTCCCACATTTCCGCGAACGAACTGCTCAGTCAGGAAAAGGTGACCATGGCGTTGATCATAATCAATTTTGACAAAGAGCAGGTAAAGGGTTCGACCACCCTGAAATCATCACTTATCACGGTCAACAATTACGGTGAATATTTCCTCCGTCGCTTCACCACGCTGATTCAGCTGAAAAATGCCATGCGCTTGCTGCTTACCCAACATTTCGTCAGTCGGTGGAACAACAACCTGGAAATCTACATTCCCGACCAGCCGGAAAAATATTTTATCCAGAGCCAATTGGAAAAATAA
- a CDS encoding dihydropteroate synthase, with amino-acid sequence MGIINVTPDSFSDGGLISDKAILLDQVAQMIENGADIIDIGGESTRPFAPEVSVREELDRVIPAICAVRRRFQIPISVDTVKAEVARQAIDAGADIINDISGLSHDPAMISVAVSHDVPVIIMHMQGTPRDMQVNPRYDDVVGEITAALASRIAWAAGKGLAKEKIIIDPGIGFGKTAAHNLTILRNLRKFTSLGCPLLVGHSRKSFIGSILSLADPHERDEATAVLSALCVWNGASIIRVHDVARTVQAVKMTLSVMNGNFPDQA; translated from the coding sequence ATGGGGATCATCAACGTCACGCCTGACTCTTTTTCCGACGGCGGCCTGATCAGCGACAAGGCGATACTCCTTGATCAGGTTGCCCAAATGATCGAAAACGGTGCCGACATCATCGACATCGGCGGAGAATCCACCCGGCCCTTTGCACCCGAGGTTTCAGTACGGGAAGAACTGGACCGGGTCATCCCGGCGATTTGCGCCGTCAGACGTCGGTTTCAAATTCCCATATCAGTTGATACCGTCAAGGCTGAAGTGGCCAGGCAAGCCATTGATGCCGGCGCAGACATTATAAACGATATCAGTGGACTAAGCCATGATCCGGCCATGATTTCCGTTGCAGTCTCGCATGATGTCCCGGTAATCATCATGCACATGCAGGGAACTCCTCGAGACATGCAGGTAAATCCCCGCTACGACGATGTTGTCGGAGAAATCACTGCCGCTCTGGCGTCGCGTATTGCCTGGGCAGCAGGGAAAGGACTCGCCAAGGAAAAAATCATTATCGACCCGGGTATCGGCTTTGGGAAGACCGCGGCCCATAATCTGACCATCCTGCGAAACCTGAGAAAATTCACCTCGCTGGGCTGCCCGCTGCTGGTCGGTCATTCCCGCAAATCGTTCATCGGTTCCATTCTTTCTCTTGCTGATCCCCATGAGCGGGATGAGGCCACCGCCGTTCTTTCCGCACTCTGCGTCTGGAACGGGGCCTCTATTATTCGGGTTCACGACGTGGCCCGGACAGTCCAGGCGGTTAAAATGACGCTTTCGGTCATGAACGGAAATTTTCCCGATCAGGCTTAA